The following coding sequences are from one Epinephelus fuscoguttatus linkage group LG7, E.fuscoguttatus.final_Chr_v1 window:
- the kiaa2013 gene encoding uncharacterized protein KIAA2013 homolog, giving the protein MWLQQRLKGLPGLLSSSWARRLLIGLLLFIIFYWYLGAERRWSFFSGSTMPGGAAGQCLLTEIHRWKSFVERGEGIYSAPQEQLDTPFVSGNGHILIDIDSNKLWVASSAQPGSAPVHQTEYSPRVGVHLEGKRAEAQATMLWFRKGSVLSVRCATPAALQSPRDCVTIREEFIAHRSRPNVYLQRIHINNPSDRAASLEVSSDNPSFGSKFSSSVEKVEDRDIVLSSGRVPVENNHMVLVVVVTKKLIGRIQVSAKSDYKDNILSVVWTSEPIEPSKLEETFSTLRDGAKKELGELLRASVEDLVEDHQQAWMDLFISGVEMRKITDSHTPSSRTVNTTLYYILSSFVAPLLDRRLSGEERAHLESSLNYADHCFSGHATMHAENLWPERVSSTAQILQLVTLWTLTLQKRGCKVLVAAGAHGAMQGMVLSFGGLQFTENHLQFQADPDVLHNSYALRGIHYNQDLINLAVLLDVEGKPFLHVSVKPQEKPVKLYACEAGCLNEPVELTSEIKGHTFPVMVTQPITPLLYISTDLRHLQDLRHTLHLKAILAHEEHMANRYPGLPFLFWFSVASLITLFHLFLFKLIYNEYCGPGAKPLFRSKVTRKSEDGCCDTRNAA; this is encoded by the exons ATGTGGCTACAGCAAAGACTGAAGGGGCTACCAGGCTTGTTATCGAGCAGCTGGGCGAGAAGATTGCTCATaggactgctgctcttcatcatcttctaCTGGTATCTGGGAGCAGAGCGCAGATGGAGCTTCTTCAGCGGCTCGACCATGCCCGGTGGGGCTGCCGGACAGTGCCTACTGACTGAAATCCACAGGTGGAAGTCTTTCGTAGAACGAGGAGAGGGGATATACAGCGCACCTCAGGAACAACTAGATACACCTTTTGTATCAGGTAACGGCCATATTCTTATTGACATTGACTCCAACAAACTGTGGGTAGCGTCGTCGGCCCAGCCCGGCTCGGCTCCGGTCCACCAGACTGAATACTCACCGAGAGTCGGTGTCCACCTGGAGGGGAAACGTGCTGAGGCTCAGGCTACCATGCTGTGGTTCCGGAAAGGATCCGTGTTGTCGGTCCGCTGTGCCACACCAGCCGCTCTGCAGTCACCCCGGGACTGTGTCACCATCAGAGAGGAGTTCATCGCGCATAGAAGCAGACCTAACGTGTATCTCCAACGAATCCACATCAACAACCCGTCTGACAGGGCCGCCTCCTTGGAAGTTTCGTCTGACAACCCCTCCTTTGGTAGCAAGTTCTCCAGCAGTGTGGAGAAAGTGGAGGACAGAGACATAGTGCTCTCCTCTGGCAGAGTGCCTGTGGAGAATAACCACatggtgctggtggtggtggtcacCAAGAAGCTCATCGGCAGGATCCAGGTCTCTGCCAAATCAGATTACAAAGACAACATCCTGTCAGTGGTGTGGACCTCAGAGCCCATCGAGCCCTCCAAGCTGGAGGAGACCTTCAGCACCCTCAGAGATGGAGCCAAAAAGGAGCTGGGGGAGCTGCTCAGGGCCAGTGTGGAGGACCTAGTGGAGGATCACCAGCAGGCCTGGATGGACCTCTTTATTTCAG GTGTTGAAATGAGGAAGATCACAGACTCCCACACACCATCAAGTCGCACAGTGAACACCACCCTCTACTACATCCTGTCCTCCTTTGTGGCTCCCCTGCTGGATCGAAGATTGAGTGGCGAGGAGCGCGCCCATCTCGAGTCCAGCCTCAACTATGCCGACCACTGCTTCAGCGGCCACGCCACCATGCACGCAGAGAACCTGTGGCCCGAGAGGGTGAGCAGTACCGCTCAGATCCTGCAGCTAGTCACGCTGTGGACTCTGACACTGCAGAAGAGAGGCTGCAAAGTGCTGGTGGCGGCCGGAGCCCACGGAGCCATGCAGGGCATGGTGCTCAGTTTCGGTGGCCTTCAGTTCACAGAGAACCACCTTCAGTTTCAGGCTGACCCAGACGTGCTGCACAACAGCTATGCCCTGAGAGGAATTCACTACAACCAGGACCTTATTAACCTGGCAGTGCTGCTTGATGTGGAGGGGAAACCTTTTCTTCATGTGTCGGTGAAGCCACAGGAGAAACCGGTGAAGCTGTATGCCTGCGAGGCCGGCTGCCTCAACGAGCCTGTGGAACTGACATCAGAGATCAAAGGTCACACCTTCCCTGTGATGGTGACACAGCCCATCACACCACTCCTGTACATCTCCACAGACCTGCGCCACCTGCAGGATCTCCGCCACACCCTGCACCTCAAGGCCATCCTGGCCCATGAGGAGCACATGGCCAACAGGTACCCAGGCCTGCCCTTCCTCTTCTGGTTCAGCGTGGCCTCGCTCATAACACTCTTCCACCTATTCCTCTTCAAACTCATATACAACGAGTACTGTGGCCCCGGCGCTAAGCCCCTCTTCAGGAGCAAG